The DNA window ACTAAATCATCGAAAGTGAGCTCCGCTTTTTTTAGTATGGTGTTAATGCTTGCCATGCTATGAAATTTGAAGCCATAAAGATAGTTGAATATTCTAACTGGCAACCCATAAAAAAGCCCCGCTAATGCGAGGCTTTCTTATGGGTTGGTCTGCTTATTTTACAGCAATAGTTTCAATTTCTACGAGTGCAGCCATTGGCAGTTTTGCAACTTGGTAAGCTGCTCGTGCTGGCATATCTTGGGTATAGATGGTTGCGTATACCTCATTCATTGCAGCAAAGTCAGCAATGTCATTTAGTAGGACTGTTGACTTAACAACGTCATTGAAAGAGTATCCCGCAGCATCAAGAATAGCTTCAATATTTTTGAAAACTTGTTCTGTTTGTTCTTTTACGCCTCCTTCTACAAATTTTCCCGTAGCTGGGTCAATAGGTAGTTGTCCTGAAATGTAGAGTGTTCCATTGGCTTCAACAGCTTGGCTGTATGGTCCTACTGCTTTTGGCGCTTTTTCTGTGTTGATGATTCTTTTCATGGTAATTAAGGCTACTTTATTAGTTAATATCCATATTGTCTGTCGATGTAGCTTTCATTTTTCTTGTACTTAAGGGCATCACCTAGCATGCTCGATGTAACTCTAATCGAGAAATTCCAACTTTGGAATTGACCAATTGGAATCCAGCTAAAGTTCATGTTCCAACAATGTAAATCTCGTGTGATTCCAATCTGGGTGAATGAGAGTTTATTCATGCTAAAGTCGTAGCCTGAAGTTGCGTTGACAGCCCATTTTTTTGTAAGTTTTACATTTCCTGATACATTGAATATCTGGCTTGTTGTCGAGTTTAATCCTGGTTTTGAATAGTTAAAGGAGTAGCTGAAGCGAAGATCCCAGGGGACGTCAAAGTTTGCATACGGAATATATGCTGGCATTCCCGACTCCATGCTATGCTGGCTAATTATGGGATTGGTGCTGGCATTTGCCGTATTCATGTTGTTCGGTTTTGCTCCAGCAAGCGACCAATCTAGCGAAAGAGTAAAGTTGGTAAGCCTAGCGAGCTTCTTTTCCTTATCAAAAAGATACTCTTTGGTTAGTTGGCCATTTTTTGTTAGCGCATAGGGCGAAAGAGAACCGCCGAATGATACTGATAGTTTTTCAAAAAGGTTGGTATTACCGTTAAAACTGATATTTGAAAGTTTCATGGAGTCCGCGATAAAGTTATACGAGCTGGATAAAGAGAAACTCTCAAGTATTTTTATTTTTTTATATCCTGTTACTGTGTCTTTTTTGGAGCGTACCTTCATCTCTAAATTGTTGCCTAGAGAAAAACTTAAGGCGCTGGAATTGCCAGATGTAGGTCCACCATAGATGCCCTGCTCGAATATCGAATATTTTTGAATCCGACCTAAAGTATCTGTCTGTACTGTTTTAAAGTAGCCATACTTTGGATTCGAAAAATCGGGAGTGTAGGAGTAGCTTATTGATGGTGTCATTTTGTGGCGGATGGCCTGAATTGCAGATCCCTTTTTAAATATAAACATACCATAAAGGGTCGTTGAAGTTCCGACTCCGAAATTGTAGTCGTATGCTCGCTTAAATCCTTTAATGGTGTCAACTTCAAGTCTTTTTGCAGAGTTATTCCACTTTTTACTGATGGTGCTTAAATACCATCTTTCGTTATAAGTTGCGTTGGGCGAAAAATTCAAATAGTTGAATAGGTTGAAGTTGTATGAAAATGGGATGGTATGTCTGATGCCATTCTTAAATTTATTGTTGAAATTTCCATTAAAAAGATCTTTTTCCTTGATAGTAAGCTGATTGTTCAGTTCTCCAGAATAAGAAAAAGCAAACCGTTCATACCATCTAACCTTACCATCGGTATTGTTTTTTCTTTGAAAAGGTTGGATTCTATTGACATTAAAAGATAGCGATGGAAGTCCAAATGTGTAGACGCTATCGGTGTTATTTTGAGAGTGAGTTAAACCGATTGAAAGGTTATATGGCTTATCCTTCCACGATTTTGCGTAGGAAATACTAGAACTCGCCGATGTCGCTAAGTTTTGTTGTGGATTTTGATAGCCAAAATATCTCGATCCTGATGTGCTAAAATTTACAGAAGCAGAAAGGGTTGTCCCTGGGTGCGCTTTGGGGTCTTGCGAGTGCGACCAGTTAATAGAAAAGTCGTTACTTTTATAGTAATCGGTCGAACCTTTATCTCCAATTACATTGTGCATGACTCTAAAATTAAAGCTACCGTTATATCTGTATTTTTTAGTATAACGAGTATTTGCCTTTGCTTCCCAAGATCCTAAGGTATAAATAGATCCTCGTAACTCTAAATCCCAGTAGTCATTTAGCCCAATATAGTATCCCGCATCTCCAATATAAAAACCACGAGTTTTTTCTTCTCCAAAAGTGGGAAGTAGAAAACCTGATGCCCTTCCACTATTAATAGGAAAAAATCCAAAAGGAATGAACAAAGGTAATGGAACATCTTCAATCACAAGATTTGAAGG is part of the Alistipes sp. ZOR0009 genome and encodes:
- a CDS encoding RidA family protein; translation: MKRIINTEKAPKAVGPYSQAVEANGTLYISGQLPIDPATGKFVEGGVKEQTEQVFKNIEAILDAAGYSFNDVVKSTVLLNDIADFAAMNEVYATIYTQDMPARAAYQVAKLPMAALVEIETIAVK
- a CDS encoding putative LPS assembly protein LptD; the protein is MSRTTFISARKLAFALVLLSAICISSGISANRGIRNTSKSAVDTTSADSTNKKPKIDDPVFATSEDSITYNIKDKKVSLYGKGNIKYQTSELKANFIELNTTNKVVFAKGTPDSTGRLAGKPEFKDGSESFKMETIYYNFDTKKAKITNIVTKQEDGYLHSTVSKKLPDNSFNIANGKYTTCDHEHPHFYINVSKARVIPGKKIIVGPSNLVIEDVPLPLFIPFGFFPINSGRASGFLLPTFGEEKTRGFYIGDAGYYIGLNDYWDLELRGSIYTLGSWEAKANTRYTKKYRYNGSFNFRVMHNVIGDKGSTDYYKSNDFSINWSHSQDPKAHPGTTLSASVNFSTSGSRYFGYQNPQQNLATSASSSISYAKSWKDKPYNLSIGLTHSQNNTDSVYTFGLPSLSFNVNRIQPFQRKNNTDGKVRWYERFAFSYSGELNNQLTIKEKDLFNGNFNNKFKNGIRHTIPFSYNFNLFNYLNFSPNATYNERWYLSTISKKWNNSAKRLEVDTIKGFKRAYDYNFGVGTSTTLYGMFIFKKGSAIQAIRHKMTPSISYSYTPDFSNPKYGYFKTVQTDTLGRIQKYSIFEQGIYGGPTSGNSSALSFSLGNNLEMKVRSKKDTVTGYKKIKILESFSLSSSYNFIADSMKLSNISFNGNTNLFEKLSVSFGGSLSPYALTKNGQLTKEYLFDKEKKLARLTNFTLSLDWSLAGAKPNNMNTANASTNPIISQHSMESGMPAYIPYANFDVPWDLRFSYSFNYSKPGLNSTTSQIFNVSGNVKLTKKWAVNATSGYDFSMNKLSFTQIGITRDLHCWNMNFSWIPIGQFQSWNFSIRVTSSMLGDALKYKKNESYIDRQYGY